In one Perca fluviatilis chromosome 7, GENO_Pfluv_1.0, whole genome shotgun sequence genomic region, the following are encoded:
- the LOC120562037 gene encoding C3a anaphylatoxin chemotactic receptor-like isoform X3, which yields MASLVIYCVIVIVGTLGNGLVIYVTGCRMKRTVNSVWFLNLALADFLFTAFLIFTIISSSQDHQWQFGEFMCKFNSFVIIVNMFASVFLLTAISLDRCLSIWVVVWAQNKRTVRKAQLICVCIWMTAMVCSTPYAIFRRLVGEDKTYCTYSITHEQKWILGIFRFVVGFLIPFLVIIVCYAAIAVRAGRLHRTRKQRSRRIIFSIVLAFFICWLPYHIIHFIELKASNNSDYGNIVLIVGPLALSLAFMNSCLNPILYVFLCDEFQKKLRQSICFVLESALAEDHLSFMSSRSLSSHLSRFSRKSDSAAPLERKDTATSLNFTESKVVMTDERDCEH from the coding sequence ATGGCTTCCCTGGTAATCTACTGTGTGATCGTCATTGTGGGGACTCTGGGCAACGGTCTGGTTATCTACGTGACAGGCTGCAGGATGAAGAGAACAGTCAACTCAGTTTGGTTTCTCAACTTGGCCCTGGCTGACTTCCTCTTTACGGCCTTCCTGATTTTCACGATCATTTCCAGCTCTCAGGATCATCAATGGCAATTTGGAGAATTCATGTGCAAGTTCAACAGCTTTGTGATTATAGTCAACATGTTTGCCAGTGTCTTTCTTCTGACAGCCATAAGTCTGGATCGTTGCCTGTCAATCTGGGTGGTGGTGTGGGCACAAAACAAGCGCACCGTTCGCAAAGCCCAGCTCATATGCGTTTGCATCTGGATGACTGCTATGGTCTGCAGCACCCCTTATGCCATTTTTCGCAGGCTGGTTGGAGAGGATAAGACTTATTGTACTTATTCCATAACACATGAACAAAAATGGATTCTTGGCATTTTTCGCTTTGTTGTGGGCTTCCTCATCCCATTCCTGGTAATAATTGTCTGTTATGCCGCCATAGCTGTTCGTGCAGGGCGCCTGCATAGGACCAGGAAACAGAGATCTCGCCGAATAATTTTTTCTATTGTTCTTGCATTCTTCATCTGCTGGTTGCCCTACcatattatacattttatagAGTTAAAGGCCTCTAATAACTCAGATTATGGGAATATTGTCTTGATTGTAGGTCCACTGGCTTTGAGTCTGGCTTTTATGAACAGTTGCCTGAACCCCATTCTTTATGTTTTCTTGTGTGATGAATTCCAGAAGAAGCTCAGGCAGTCCATATGCTTTGTCCTGGAGAGTGCCCTGGCAGAGGACCACTTGTCCTTTATGTCCTCTCGTTCCTTGTCATCACACTTGTCTCGGTTTTCTCGGAAGTCAGACTCTGCTGCACCTTTGGAGAGGAAAGACACAGCAACTTCCTTAAACTTCACAGAAAGCAAAGTGGTCATGACTGACGAGAGAGACTGTGAGCACTGA
- the LOC120562037 gene encoding C3a anaphylatoxin chemotactic receptor-like isoform X1 — protein sequence MIIHNYCKSLFTCLSKSSLDSLQLVQICSPPYISNNVTSTEDTPAGGDGVLRKVRMASLVIYCVIVIVGTLGNGLVIYVTGCRMKRTVNSVWFLNLALADFLFTAFLIFTIISSSQDHQWQFGEFMCKFNSFVIIVNMFASVFLLTAISLDRCLSIWVVVWAQNKRTVRKAQLICVCIWMTAMVCSTPYAIFRRLVGEDKTYCTYSITHEQKWILGIFRFVVGFLIPFLVIIVCYAAIAVRAGRLHRTRKQRSRRIIFSIVLAFFICWLPYHIIHFIELKASNNSDYGNIVLIVGPLALSLAFMNSCLNPILYVFLCDEFQKKLRQSICFVLESALAEDHLSFMSSRSLSSHLSRFSRKSDSAAPLERKDTATSLNFTESKVVMTDERDCEH from the exons ATGATCATTCACAACTACTGCAAGTCCCTTTTCACCTGCCTCAGCAAGTCGTCCCTGGACAGTCTACAACTGGTCCAGATCTGCTCCCCTCCGTATATTTCCA ATAACGTCACTTCAACAGAAGATACACCAGCCGGGGGGGATGGGGTTCTCAGAAAAGTGCGGATGGCTTCCCTGGTAATCTACTGTGTGATCGTCATTGTGGGGACTCTGGGCAACGGTCTGGTTATCTACGTGACAGGCTGCAGGATGAAGAGAACAGTCAACTCAGTTTGGTTTCTCAACTTGGCCCTGGCTGACTTCCTCTTTACGGCCTTCCTGATTTTCACGATCATTTCCAGCTCTCAGGATCATCAATGGCAATTTGGAGAATTCATGTGCAAGTTCAACAGCTTTGTGATTATAGTCAACATGTTTGCCAGTGTCTTTCTTCTGACAGCCATAAGTCTGGATCGTTGCCTGTCAATCTGGGTGGTGGTGTGGGCACAAAACAAGCGCACCGTTCGCAAAGCCCAGCTCATATGCGTTTGCATCTGGATGACTGCTATGGTCTGCAGCACCCCTTATGCCATTTTTCGCAGGCTGGTTGGAGAGGATAAGACTTATTGTACTTATTCCATAACACATGAACAAAAATGGATTCTTGGCATTTTTCGCTTTGTTGTGGGCTTCCTCATCCCATTCCTGGTAATAATTGTCTGTTATGCCGCCATAGCTGTTCGTGCAGGGCGCCTGCATAGGACCAGGAAACAGAGATCTCGCCGAATAATTTTTTCTATTGTTCTTGCATTCTTCATCTGCTGGTTGCCCTACcatattatacattttatagAGTTAAAGGCCTCTAATAACTCAGATTATGGGAATATTGTCTTGATTGTAGGTCCACTGGCTTTGAGTCTGGCTTTTATGAACAGTTGCCTGAACCCCATTCTTTATGTTTTCTTGTGTGATGAATTCCAGAAGAAGCTCAGGCAGTCCATATGCTTTGTCCTGGAGAGTGCCCTGGCAGAGGACCACTTGTCCTTTATGTCCTCTCGTTCCTTGTCATCACACTTGTCTCGGTTTTCTCGGAAGTCAGACTCTGCTGCACCTTTGGAGAGGAAAGACACAGCAACTTCCTTAAACTTCACAGAAAGCAAAGTGGTCATGACTGACGAGAGAGACTGTGAGCACTGA
- the LOC120562037 gene encoding C3a anaphylatoxin chemotactic receptor-like isoform X2, producing the protein METDNVTSTEDTPAGGDGVLRKVRMASLVIYCVIVIVGTLGNGLVIYVTGCRMKRTVNSVWFLNLALADFLFTAFLIFTIISSSQDHQWQFGEFMCKFNSFVIIVNMFASVFLLTAISLDRCLSIWVVVWAQNKRTVRKAQLICVCIWMTAMVCSTPYAIFRRLVGEDKTYCTYSITHEQKWILGIFRFVVGFLIPFLVIIVCYAAIAVRAGRLHRTRKQRSRRIIFSIVLAFFICWLPYHIIHFIELKASNNSDYGNIVLIVGPLALSLAFMNSCLNPILYVFLCDEFQKKLRQSICFVLESALAEDHLSFMSSRSLSSHLSRFSRKSDSAAPLERKDTATSLNFTESKVVMTDERDCEH; encoded by the exons ATGGAGACTG ATAACGTCACTTCAACAGAAGATACACCAGCCGGGGGGGATGGGGTTCTCAGAAAAGTGCGGATGGCTTCCCTGGTAATCTACTGTGTGATCGTCATTGTGGGGACTCTGGGCAACGGTCTGGTTATCTACGTGACAGGCTGCAGGATGAAGAGAACAGTCAACTCAGTTTGGTTTCTCAACTTGGCCCTGGCTGACTTCCTCTTTACGGCCTTCCTGATTTTCACGATCATTTCCAGCTCTCAGGATCATCAATGGCAATTTGGAGAATTCATGTGCAAGTTCAACAGCTTTGTGATTATAGTCAACATGTTTGCCAGTGTCTTTCTTCTGACAGCCATAAGTCTGGATCGTTGCCTGTCAATCTGGGTGGTGGTGTGGGCACAAAACAAGCGCACCGTTCGCAAAGCCCAGCTCATATGCGTTTGCATCTGGATGACTGCTATGGTCTGCAGCACCCCTTATGCCATTTTTCGCAGGCTGGTTGGAGAGGATAAGACTTATTGTACTTATTCCATAACACATGAACAAAAATGGATTCTTGGCATTTTTCGCTTTGTTGTGGGCTTCCTCATCCCATTCCTGGTAATAATTGTCTGTTATGCCGCCATAGCTGTTCGTGCAGGGCGCCTGCATAGGACCAGGAAACAGAGATCTCGCCGAATAATTTTTTCTATTGTTCTTGCATTCTTCATCTGCTGGTTGCCCTACcatattatacattttatagAGTTAAAGGCCTCTAATAACTCAGATTATGGGAATATTGTCTTGATTGTAGGTCCACTGGCTTTGAGTCTGGCTTTTATGAACAGTTGCCTGAACCCCATTCTTTATGTTTTCTTGTGTGATGAATTCCAGAAGAAGCTCAGGCAGTCCATATGCTTTGTCCTGGAGAGTGCCCTGGCAGAGGACCACTTGTCCTTTATGTCCTCTCGTTCCTTGTCATCACACTTGTCTCGGTTTTCTCGGAAGTCAGACTCTGCTGCACCTTTGGAGAGGAAAGACACAGCAACTTCCTTAAACTTCACAGAAAGCAAAGTGGTCATGACTGACGAGAGAGACTGTGAGCACTGA